The Chryseobacterium nakagawai genome has a segment encoding these proteins:
- a CDS encoding universal stress protein has product MKTILVPIDFTSTTENAVKVAAEWAKNYNYQNIILLKIAGESEFDYLHIAEGHSFVNEESVNSLLERTELRFDQLSKIAAEISPEVKVSRLLSDWALTRSINEVLKNQPSIEMIILGSDDSTSSNESFVSDNIISIARTSPVKTLIVPNSYQYNSVNNIVIPCDVNGIKKLERLFQHKSIIQKQDLHLSFLNINTKEKTEINPDKKQELEDYIHQHLTEIPSSIYYSYDENVINGILAFTNSNHTDLIIALPGRHSFLYYMANRSISEGLYQNTHLPVLILK; this is encoded by the coding sequence ATGAAAACAATCCTTGTACCTATTGACTTTACATCAACTACAGAAAATGCTGTAAAAGTCGCCGCTGAGTGGGCAAAAAATTATAATTACCAAAACATTATTCTTTTAAAGATTGCCGGAGAATCTGAATTTGATTACCTGCATATTGCAGAAGGTCATTCATTCGTCAATGAAGAAAGTGTTAACAGCCTTTTAGAAAGAACAGAATTACGATTTGACCAGTTAAGCAAGATTGCTGCAGAGATTTCACCAGAGGTAAAAGTTTCCAGGCTTTTAAGCGATTGGGCTTTGACAAGAAGTATCAATGAAGTATTGAAAAATCAGCCGTCAATCGAAATGATCATTTTAGGAAGTGATGATTCCACTTCTTCCAATGAAAGTTTTGTTTCCGATAATATTATCAGTATAGCAAGAACAAGTCCTGTTAAAACCTTGATTGTTCCCAATAGCTATCAATATAACAGTGTTAACAATATTGTGATTCCTTGTGACGTGAATGGAATTAAAAAGCTTGAAAGGCTGTTTCAGCACAAATCAATTATACAGAAACAGGATCTACATTTATCATTCCTGAATATCAATACCAAAGAAAAAACGGAGATCAACCCTGATAAGAAGCAAGAACTGGAAGACTATATTCATCAGCATTTAACGGAAATCCCTAGCAGTATTTATTATTCTTATGATGAAAATGTGATCAACGGAATTTTGGCTTTTACGAATTCAAACCATACTGATCTTATTATTGCTCTACCAGGCAGACATAGCTTCCTTTATTATATGGCGAACAGAAGTATTTCTGAAGGACTTTATCAAAATACCCATTTACCTGTTTTGATTTTGAAATAG
- a CDS encoding MarR family winged helix-turn-helix transcriptional regulator, translating to MSENQNNLSEIALELGWAMTEMKSRLRQKIQACVNEYDPDLSVELVEILGLLSRNNGINQQEIANKVSKDKSSITYLINALVKRELVERIAYKNDRRNKQIFLTSKGKNLVEKVYPWALELYKKAAGDLHEDEINKALFLVKKMTANLE from the coding sequence ATGTCTGAAAATCAAAATAACCTTTCCGAAATAGCCCTAGAATTAGGCTGGGCAATGACTGAAATGAAAAGTCGCTTACGGCAAAAAATTCAGGCTTGTGTTAATGAGTATGATCCTGATCTTTCTGTTGAACTGGTTGAAATTCTTGGACTTCTTTCCAGAAATAACGGGATCAATCAACAGGAAATAGCCAACAAAGTAAGCAAAGATAAATCAAGCATCACCTATCTTATTAATGCCCTTGTAAAAAGAGAATTGGTAGAACGGATTGCTTATAAAAACGACAGAAGAAACAAGCAGATCTTTCTTACTTCAAAAGGGAAAAATCTTGTAGAAAAAGTGTATCCATGGGCACTGGAGCTGTATAAAAAAGCAGCAGGTGACCTTCATGAAGACGAAATCAACAAAGCTCTTTTTTTAGTAAAAAAAATGACTGCTAATTTAGAATAA
- a CDS encoding T9SS type A sorting domain-containing protein, translating into MKKHLLWMSLLGMTFQLQGQEVLWQKDIKSSTQDFLNQVTTTIDQQYLISGSSIQSSKLVAGNRQNNGYDFHLVKLNQQGEEVWEKYFAGNNHDYLSAIVATQEGGFLMAGTSYSGKGLDKKDISRGGSDMWLIRLNEFGDELWQRTVGSSSDEEARAVVQTIDLGFFVAGNVQNSPKGYGSKDILIIKLDKDGKEQSQVILGGKGLDEVEKMIPTRDGGALLGIYSRSPVGGTKKNENYGEGDYWVIKMDKSGKVEWEKNFGGKDDDHIRTLALTLNGFVIGGESRSERTGNKTVGLEEGTDLWLIALNERGEEQWQKSFSFKNRDVLMGMSVIHSADDKSSKGILLGGYTQAEGRIETDDETFWMLYLDGNGNEQWRKHVKGESRKKEERLSDLKLNKDGSIVLAGTSAEELGKENWKIVKLRDKQVNDLIEKYDIKIYPNPVTDYAYVEIGFDFKDADILLYDMSGRQLQNLKTKNRVTKINTQALVQGAYLLTIKTDANKTANAKLIKK; encoded by the coding sequence ATGAAAAAACATTTATTATGGATGTCATTATTAGGGATGACATTTCAATTGCAAGGACAGGAGGTCCTATGGCAAAAAGATATTAAATCGTCCACGCAGGATTTTCTAAACCAGGTTACAACAACCATAGATCAACAGTACTTAATCTCTGGCAGTTCCATTCAATCTTCTAAGCTTGTGGCAGGAAACAGGCAGAACAACGGCTATGATTTCCATTTGGTCAAATTAAACCAGCAGGGAGAAGAGGTATGGGAAAAATATTTTGCAGGAAACAATCATGACTATCTATCAGCTATTGTGGCGACTCAGGAAGGCGGATTTTTAATGGCCGGAACATCCTATTCGGGGAAAGGTTTGGACAAAAAAGACATCTCAAGGGGAGGTTCGGATATGTGGCTTATAAGATTGAATGAATTCGGAGATGAATTATGGCAGCGGACAGTTGGGTCTTCTTCAGATGAAGAAGCCAGGGCAGTTGTTCAAACTATAGACCTGGGATTCTTTGTAGCCGGAAATGTTCAAAATTCGCCCAAAGGATATGGTTCTAAAGATATTTTAATTATTAAGCTTGATAAAGACGGAAAAGAGCAGTCACAAGTTATTCTAGGAGGTAAGGGTTTGGACGAAGTAGAAAAGATGATCCCTACCAGAGATGGTGGTGCCTTACTGGGAATCTATTCCCGAAGTCCGGTAGGAGGAACAAAAAAAAACGAAAATTATGGTGAAGGTGACTACTGGGTCATTAAGATGGACAAAAGTGGAAAAGTAGAATGGGAAAAGAATTTCGGAGGAAAAGATGATGACCATATCAGAACCCTGGCCTTAACTTTAAATGGATTTGTCATTGGTGGAGAATCCAGATCCGAAAGAACAGGCAATAAAACGGTTGGTCTGGAAGAAGGCACAGACCTCTGGCTAATTGCTTTGAATGAAAGAGGAGAGGAGCAATGGCAGAAATCCTTCAGTTTTAAAAACCGTGATGTACTGATGGGAATGAGCGTCATTCATTCAGCAGACGATAAATCGTCGAAAGGAATTTTATTAGGTGGTTATACTCAAGCTGAAGGGAGAATAGAAACCGATGATGAGACCTTCTGGATGTTATATTTAGATGGCAACGGCAATGAACAGTGGCGAAAACATGTCAAAGGAGAATCCAGAAAGAAAGAAGAAAGACTTTCAGATCTGAAACTCAACAAGGACGGTTCCATTGTTCTTGCCGGAACCAGTGCAGAGGAACTGGGAAAAGAGAATTGGAAGATTGTCAAGTTGAGGGATAAGCAGGTGAATGACCTGATTGAAAAATATGACATTAAAATTTACCCAAATCCGGTCACAGATTATGCTTATGTAGAAATCGGCTTTGATTTTAAAGATGCTGATATTCTACTGTATGACATGAGCGGAAGACAACTTCAAAACTTGAAAACAAAGAACCGAGTGACTAAAATCAATACCCAGGCTTTGGTCCAGGGAGCATATCTATTAACAATTAAAACAGATGCCAACAAAACAGCGAATGCTAAGCTGATAAAAAAATAA